Proteins from a genomic interval of Sulfurimonas sp. HSL3-2:
- the dsbD gene encoding protein-disulfide reductase DsbD: MKKLILLALLSVFTLAQARAFLMPDEAFKPSATVDENSNIVVDIALGKDIYLYENELKISLKKNDAVAIESIKLPQSVMHEEDKVFTTSPHVLVKLKKLSSSDETAKVDLDLAFQGCSQKGLCYEPQQHSYTLSVDTSKIVSEKASKPADMQLSETDSIANTLKSGNILLTLGMFLIFGLLLSMTPCVFPMIPIISSVIVSQGEGLTTKRAFFLSIVYVLAMSVAYTIAGVLAGLFGANLQAALQTPWVIYSFAGIFVLLSLSMFDVYELQVPNFIQSRVSSATSNKGGIIGVAIMGFLSALIVGPCVAAPLAGALVYIGQTGDALLGGAALFMLSIGMGLPLIAVGTGAGKFMPRPGGWMDMVKTIFGLMMIGVAIWMVSRVLDEGIIMILWAMLAIATGVQFGALEPLQVENGMRENSVSKIFAVIIMLYGVILFIGAISGSKSILSPLDQFTSKAVASEVQTKTDELKFKVVTNLNDLDAELAKAKGKKVILDFSASWCTACKEFDEITFKDKAVVAKMKEFVLLRADLSANTDAQKAMSKRYGVFGPPVVIFIDKDGNVRQSNTVTGYKEPTEFMKHLEAL, from the coding sequence ATGAAAAAACTGATACTTTTAGCCCTGCTTAGTGTCTTTACACTTGCCCAGGCGAGGGCTTTTCTTATGCCTGATGAGGCATTTAAGCCATCCGCGACCGTAGATGAGAACTCAAATATAGTCGTCGATATAGCTCTTGGAAAAGATATTTACCTTTATGAAAATGAATTAAAGATCTCTTTAAAAAAGAATGACGCAGTAGCAATAGAATCTATAAAACTTCCACAAAGCGTCATGCATGAAGAGGACAAAGTCTTTACGACATCTCCGCATGTTTTGGTAAAGCTAAAAAAACTTTCAAGCTCAGACGAGACGGCAAAAGTCGATCTTGATCTGGCATTTCAGGGGTGCTCGCAAAAGGGTCTTTGTTACGAGCCTCAGCAACATTCATACACTTTAAGTGTCGACACATCTAAGATAGTTTCAGAAAAAGCTTCAAAACCTGCAGATATGCAGCTGTCAGAGACTGACAGCATCGCAAATACGTTAAAATCAGGAAACATCCTGCTTACTCTTGGAATGTTCTTGATCTTTGGACTTCTACTTTCTATGACTCCGTGTGTGTTCCCGATGATCCCTATCATCTCATCGGTCATCGTCTCACAAGGGGAAGGGCTTACGACGAAACGCGCATTTTTCCTATCTATCGTTTATGTCTTGGCTATGTCTGTCGCCTACACGATCGCAGGAGTCTTGGCAGGTCTTTTTGGAGCAAATCTTCAAGCAGCGCTTCAGACTCCTTGGGTCATCTACTCGTTTGCAGGGATCTTCGTACTTCTGTCTCTATCTATGTTCGACGTTTACGAACTGCAGGTGCCAAACTTCATCCAGTCAAGAGTAAGCAGTGCTACAAGCAACAAAGGCGGTATCATCGGTGTTGCGATCATGGGCTTCTTATCTGCACTGATCGTAGGACCTTGTGTCGCAGCTCCGCTTGCAGGTGCATTGGTCTACATCGGTCAGACGGGTGACGCACTTCTTGGCGGTGCAGCACTCTTTATGCTCTCCATAGGTATGGGTCTGCCGCTCATCGCCGTAGGAACAGGGGCAGGGAAGTTCATGCCTCGTCCCGGCGGCTGGATGGATATGGTAAAAACTATCTTCGGTCTGATGATGATCGGTGTCGCTATCTGGATGGTCTCACGTGTCTTAGACGAAGGTATCATCATGATACTATGGGCAATGCTGGCTATCGCTACGGGTGTGCAGTTTGGAGCGTTAGAACCGCTGCAAGTTGAAAACGGTATGAGAGAGAACAGTGTCTCGAAAATATTCGCGGTCATCATCATGCTTTACGGTGTCATTCTTTTCATCGGCGCGATCAGCGGTTCGAAAAGCATACTTTCTCCGCTGGATCAGTTCACTTCAAAAGCGGTTGCAAGCGAGGTACAAACCAAGACCGATGAACTCAAGTTCAAAGTGGTGACAAATCTAAATGACCTTGATGCCGAACTGGCGAAAGCAAAAGGCAAAAAAGTGATCTTGGACTTTTCCGCTTCTTGGTGTACGGCATGTAAAGAGTTCGACGAGATCACATTCAAAGACAAAGCCGTAGTCGCTAAGATGAAAGAGTTCGTCCTTCTTCGTGCAGACCTGAGTGCAAACACGGATGCACAAAAAGCGATGTCTAAAAGATACGGAGTATTCGGACCTCCGGTCGTCATCTTCATAGACAAAGATGGCAATGTCCGTCAAAGCAATACAGTAACAGGCTACAAAGAACCTACAGAGTTCATGAAACACCTAGAAGCTCTCTAG